In Archaeoglobus profundus DSM 5631, the sequence CTTGACAAATACGCTAAGATCGTCGGTGGAAGCGATTACTCCTTGCTGAAAGGTTGCGATTTAATAGTCGTTTCAGCTGGACTGGCAAGAAAGCCGGGGATGACTAGGCTCGATTTGGCTAAAAAGAATGCGGAAATAATGAGGAGCGTTGCTAAAAATATCGTAAAGCATGCTAGTGATAGCAAGATTCTCGTCGTGACAAATCCTTTGGATGTCATGACTTACGTGATGTGGAAGGAGACTGGAAAGGATAGAAGGGAAGTTTTCGGAATGGGTAGCTTGCTCGATACGGTAAGGCTTAAGGAGAGGATAATTGCGTTGGGCGGGAAGCCTAGGAGAATATTTATGATGGGTGAGCACGGAGATTCGATGTTCTGCCCGAAGAGCTTGGCTGAAGTTGAGGGTGAGGTCGATTTGGACAGGGCCATTGAGGAGACGAGAGGCGTTGCAATGGAGGTCATAAAGAGGAAAGGAGCTACATTCTACGCCCCAGCTGTCTGCATTTACAGGATGGTTAAAGCGGTGTTGGAAGATACTAAGGAGGAGATTCCAACAAGTGTAGTCTTACAGGGAGAATACGGGATAAGTGATGTTGCTTTGGGTGTTCCAGCGATACTTGGAAGAGATGGGGTTGAAAGAATTGTAGAATACGACTTGACTGATGAAGAAAAAGCTATGCTGATGAAATCGGCTGAAATACTCAAGGAGAGATTGAAAGAGCTTGGATATTAAGCATATTTGCTCCTCTAGTTTCATCATCTATATCTATTTCTTTCAGCTAAAGTTCTAGCCTTCTTAAGGTTCTTGATACTTGCCACAACTCTAAAAGAGCTGTGTTGTGTCTAGATGTCGTAAAGCTTCTCAAAACTTTCGATGTACCCCCTAGGATAGCCACAACATCGCTAAGGCAACAGCATGCTTTTTATATCTCTTAAGCGTAGTTAATCCAGCCCCCGTGGGGTAGGCGGACATCCTGAGGGTCTCCGGAACCCTCGACCCGGGTTCAACTCCCGGCGGGGGCGTACGAGTTGTATTTGACGATACGATGTAGACAATCATGATACAATTATGATGAGGAAAAGTTTAAATCACTATCACACAGACTAGGATTATAAGGGTAGGGGAAATGTGGGCTGAACTTGTTAAAGTTGATGAGATCGGAGATTTGGATGCAGTCAGTTTGATAATATTTGCATCTGATAGCTGTTACGAGGAGCTAAGAGAACAATTCGGTAATATCAAAGCTAAAAACGTATTTGGGGCGGTATTTCCCGGAGTAATTTTCGATGGAAAGAAGTATGAAGATAGAGCTATCGCTTTAAGATTTGATTTTGAGATTTCTGGCTTTAGAGGATGCGTTCCGGCTGACGTAAAGGCCGAGACCTTACTAACATTGGCAGATGGATTCCACGAGAATGTCGAGAGCACACTTGAGAATGTGTACTTCAAGCTTGGTAATACTGTGAAGTATTTGGGAGGCGGGGCAGGTTCTCTCAACAGGCGAATAGATTGTTTGTTTGATAAAGATGGATTCTTCTCGAATGACGTACTGTTTGTATCTTTACCTTTCGACTGCAACATAGCCGTTCGTCATGGATGGCAGGAGACGGGATATTCGTTTGTCTCTACAAGAACATCTGGGAGAAAAATACTTGAACTCGACTGGACTCCCGCTTTTGAGGCTTACAAAGATATTCTAGCCCAGTTTGATATTGAGATAAGCAGAAAAAACTTTTTCGATGTTGCGATGGCGTATCCATTTGGCATATCGAAGATTTGTGGAGAAGATATTATAAGGGATCCGCTGTATCTCGATAAATCATCGATAATTTGTGCTGGAAAAGTTCCACGAAATCACATACTGAAGTTAATGAGGGGAGAGAAGGATAGACTTGTTGAGGCTGCAAGAGAGTGCGCCGAAGCTGTTGAAGGGAACGTATCCTTCGATTGTATATCACGTGTTCTGTACTTGGGTGACGAGTTTAAGAGGGAGGCAAGGCACTTGAAAGGGACATTTGGAGCTTTGACCATAGGCGAAATTGCGTGTAGCAGGGGAATAGTTGAGTTTTTCAACAAAACTTTGGTAGTGGGTGGTATTCATGAAAAAGTATACCTTGCATGAGAAGGGCAAGCTAATAACGACTTTATTAGACCTATCTACCTTCATAAGGCCCGGTAAACCTGAGAGTATCGTTATAAATTTTGGAAAAGAATTGATGAGAAGGTTTGGGCTAACGTACTTTGAAGCCGAAGTACCGATTATCAACTTCAAGGTTAGAATCCCCGAAGTCGCTGAATGTAATCAGCCTGTAGAGTATGTAGGTTCTACTATCAGATTGCGCTTTGAGGGAGATATACGTGATATACACATTAAGGCGCTGAGACCTCTATTTGAAGAACTTGATGATATACTAGCCCACACAATCTTTCATGACGTGCTCACAAAAATGCTCGAATTTTCTCAGGACATAATTTTCGTTGTTGATGAAAATGGAAGAGTTGTCGAGATGAACAAAAAGGCTAGGGAAACTTTTGGAAGTGTTGAAAAATTACCTGAAGCCCTTGATAAGGATATCTGCGATTGTGGAGGTAAAACTTACTCGATTGCTGCGTACGATCTGGGAAATCTAAAGGTCGTTGTTGGTAGAGATATAACGGAGATAAAGAGGCTTGAAGAGTCAGCAAGAGAGGGAGAAGAGAGATTTAGACGTTTGGCTGAAGCAGTTCCAGTAGCAGTCTTTGCCTATCAAAAAGATGGTTTGATTTTTGTAAATAAGGCAGCTGAGTATCTTACGGGTTACAGTAGAGATGAGTTGATTAGAGAAGCTTTCTGGAACATCTTTCCGGAAGAGGAGGTTGAAAAGGTTAAAAGGGCTATGAAAAGTAGGTTGCGCGGAGAAGTCGTTGAACCTTACAAGCTTAAAATCCGAAGAAAGGATGGATCCGAAAGGATTGTTCGCGTTCATGGAACTACCATTAGTTGGAATAGGGAAAGGACAGGTATTGCTACTTTGTTGGATATCACGGATTTGGAGGAGGAGAGGAGAAAGCTTGAAGAGTTATCAAAGATGCTATCCCTTATAAACAGAATTCTTCGCCACGATGTTTTGAATGCTATAACGTCTGCAGTCGGGTATCTGGAACTCTATAAGGAAACTAGAGACGAATCTCTCCTTGAAAAGGTTGCAATTTCGCTTGAGAGATGTGCTAACGTTGTGAGAACTATGAAATCATTTGAGGAGATGGTATCGGAAGGAAAACTTAGAATTGTCAACGTGGGTAAGATAGCTGAAGATGTTGCTAAAAGTTTTGTAATTCCAGTAAACATTGAGGGCGACTGTGAAGTCGTTGCAGATGAAGGGCTGAGAGCAGTTATTGAAAATATTGTGCAGAATGCAATTCAACACGGCAAAACTGACAGAGTAGATATAAGGATTAGTAGAGTTCATGATTACTGCGAGATAAGAATTGCCGACTACGGGAAAGGTATTCCGGATGAGATAAAGAGCAGAATATTTGAGGAGGGGTTCACATACGGTGAAAGTGCCGGTACGGGTATGGGATTGTATATAGCGGAGAGGATAGTTGAGAGGTATGGAGGCAAGATATGGGTTGAGGACAATGAGCCTCAGGGGACAACATTTGTAATAAGGCTCAAAAGTCCGTAAACCTTTAACTTCAGCGCTAAATTTGAACTATGATCTGGATCGATTACGAGAAATGTACGAACTGCAAGAAGTGTTTACATTGCCCTCAAGGTGTTTTTGAGGATGTCGGATACATCATTGTTGCAAATCCAGAGTACTGTAACGGATGCTGTTATTGCGTTCAAGTTTGTGAGGTAGAAGCCGTTCATGTTGATGAATGTTAAACTTTCTTGCCCACCTAAACGCGTATATTGGGCGTGATCATATTGAAGTTCGTGAAAGCTGAAGAATTGTTAGAAAGGAGAGAGTTCGAGAAGTTAACTCCAAAAGTTGCAATGAAATTTCTCTATCATCCGAACGAGTTTTACAGGTTTAGGGGTGCTGAGGCTCTGGGATATCTATGCAAGGGTGAGAAAGCTAGGAACTACATATTGAGGCTTTTCTGGCACTTAAGTGATGAGAGCGGTGCCTACTGTATTGGCGCGCCTTTGGGTATAGCTGAGATAGGCCTGAATAATCCAGAAGTCTTTGAAGGATTTAAGAATAGGTTTGTATCTCTTTTGGACGACTGGGAGGTGGAGAGAAAATACGTTGCTTACGGAATTGCGAGAACGGCACATCTCGTCAAAGATGCCTATCCCAATCCAGTCGAAAAGTTGTTAGAAGTCTTGAAGGAGCTTAAAGACAATCCCGACTTCGTTGCATACGCTCTTTTCGCGCTAAAAAGGTTGAAAGCTGAAATTCCGAATGAGTTCAAAAAAGATTGCAGATTTGCAAAATTCTACGACGGCGAAGGCATTAAAAGTATTAGGATCTGCGAGTTGCTCGATATCATTTGAGGACTTTTTCAGTCATCTCGAACCAGAGTACTAGATCTAGCTCGGCCAAAGTCAGGTTTCTTTCCTTCGCAATCCTTCTAAGGACTTCTTCAGCCTTAACGTACTCTCTCGGCAACTTGAATCTGTAACCCCTTCTTTCTAGCCATCTGAGAATGTGCCTGTCTACGATAGCCAAATTCCTTCTTCCAACGTTTCTCAAGAAGTGACTGCTTTCTTTCATTCCTAAACCCTTTAACTTCAAAAGCATCCTCCTTGCACCAAAATCTTCAAGCTTCAACGCTTTCTCAACTATATCAAAGTTCTCTAAAGCAGTTTTGAGGTATTTTGCTTTTCTTGAGGCAAATCTAACTCCAGCTTCTCTCATCAGTTCTTCAATTTCTCCAACGCTTAGATCGTTAAGGCTTAATCCTTCCAGAGACTTCTGAAACTTTAAGCCTGATAGAGCGGAGGAGTTTGCTGTTGATATGCAGAATGCTAGTTCGGTTTCGATTGTAGCATCTATCTTCAAATCCAAAAATGGTCTGAAATCAAATGTGGTTTTACCTCTCTCCCCAAGCTTCCTGAACTCTTCCATTCTTTTAGCAATCACTTCAAAACATCTAAAACGATCGATGGACATACTCTTTTAACCCCTTCTATCCTCTCTATTCTCTTGTGTACATCTGAAAGTTCATCAACTCCCTTTACAACAATTTCAAGAATGAGTGTGTGATCTCCCGTTGTTAGCCACATAGCTTTGACTTCCTTCCACCTCTTAAGCTCTTCTGCAACGCTCCAAAGTTTTTCAGGCTCAACATCTACGCCAGTTAAAGAGCAGAAAAGATTTGCTACCTTGTAATTAATAACGGCTCTATACCCGATTATCACTCCAGAACTCTCAAGTTTTTGAATTCTCTTTCTCACAGCAGTCTCGGTAACTCCCAAAGCTTCGGCTATCCTGACCTTAGGAATTCTGGCATTCTCCAAAAGCATTTCGATTATCTTCAAATCCTTTTCGTCCACTTGAATTAGTCTGAGTCGTAGTATATATACACAATGTTCGAAAATCGAACAAAAAGTTTTTATGATGTGCCTTTAAGATTACGATATGGGCTGTCCGAGGATTGGAGACAGTGTGGAGTTCAAGGCTTTGACGACACACGGCATGATCGATTTCCCAAAAGACTTTGAAGGTAAGTGGGTCGTACTGTTCTCACACCCAGCAGACTTCACACCAGTTTGCACAACGGAGTTCGTGGCATTTGCCAAGAGATACGATAAGTTTAAAGAGTTAAACTGCGAACTTATCGGCTTAAGTATCGATCAAGTCTTCAGCCACATAAAGTGGGTTGAGTGGATAAAGGAGAAGCTAGGTGTTGAAATACCTTTTCCAGTGATTGCCGATGATAGGGGACAGATAGCCGAAAAACTGGGTATGATTCACCCAGCTAAGGGAACAAATACTGTGAGAGCGGTTTTCATATTTGACCCTAAAGGCGTTATAAGGGCCATTCTCTACTACCCGCAAGAGCTGGGCAGGAATATAGACGAAATTCTAAGAATTGTCAGAGGATTGCAGGTGAGTGATGCCAACGGAGTTGCACTACCGGCAAACTGGCCGAACAACGAATTAATTGGAGATAAGGCTATAATTCCACCACCGACTGATGAAAAAACTGCTAAGGAGAGATTGGAGAAGGCTAAGGCTGGTGAAATCGAGTGCTTTGATTGGTGGTTCTGCTACAAGAAGGTTTGATAAAAATCTCAAAAAGTTTTAAATATTTTCCAGACTAAAATTCGCAAGAGGTGCCAAACTTGGAAACTCGGAAAAATTTGCTTAGAGGATATATAAGTGAGAGCGTTGCTATAAGCAGATATCTTATCTATTCTGACATTGCTGAGAAGGAAAAGCTGATCTATGTGTCTAAATATTTCAAGGAGGTTGCCGAAAACGAGAAGAAACATGCTGAGATATATGCCAATTTTATAAAGGAGTTGGAAGTAGAGCCAACGGATGTTGAAATAAAAGCCCCGATAAAGTTTGGAGATAGTGCCGAAAACCTGAGAATTGCTGTTGAGAGTGAAAGGTTGGAGGCTGAAGAGATATATCCGAAAATGGCTGAAGTTGCTGAGAAAGAGGGTTTTAAGCAGATAGCCGAAAGAATTAGAACGCTCGCAGAGGTTGAAAAGCAGCACTTTACGAAGTTTTCCAAGCTTTTAGAGCTTTTGGAAACTGGTAAGATGTTTAAGAGAGATGAAGAAGTTGAATGGATGTGCCTTGTTTGCGGTTATGTGCATAAAGGTAGAGAACCGCCAAAAGTCTGTCCGAACTGCGGTGCAGAGTATTACTACTTCGTATCAAAAGATATTCTGGCTTTGTGAGGTGGTTGTAATGAAAACGCTCGAAAATTTGGTTAAGGCTTTTATAGGGGAGAGCATGGCGAGAAACAGATACACATTCTACGCTAAGATTGCAAAGGAGGAGGGCTACGTTTACGTTCAGAGAGTTTTCTTGGAGACTGCAGAAAATGAGAAGGAGCATGCAGAAGTTCTTTTTGAGTTTATACAGAAGCTGAAAGGTAATGTTGATTCGATAAAAGTTGAAGCTGAAGCTCCCCTGACATTGGGATCCACAGCAGAAAATTTGAGGTCTGCAATTGAAGGTGAAAACTACGAACACACAAAGATGTATCCAGAATTCGCTAAAGTCGCTGAAGATGAGGGGTTTAACGAAATTGCGGCAAGGTTGAGGGCGATAGCTAGGGCCGAGGAGCACCACGAAAACAGATACAGAGTCTTGCTCGAAGCTATTGAAAAAGGAACTTACTTCAAAAGGGATGAAGAAGTTGAGTGGGTCTGTTTGGAGTGTGGATACGTGCACAAGGGTAGGGAACCACCCGAGAAGTGTCCCTCCTGCGGACATCCTAAGGCGTATTACGTTGCAAGAGATCTGTTAATTCTGTGAATCAAAAGAGATGGGAGCTGAGAGCATGAAATGGAAGTGTAAGTGTTGCGGATACGTCTACGATGAAAGCGTTGGTGATCCTTTCAACGACATACCTCCCGAAACAAAGTTTGAAGATTTACTGGATGACTGGGTTTGTCCAGTGTGCGGTTGCTCCAAAGACAAGTTCGTTCCTCTAAGCTTGTGAGGTGGTTTGCATGTTGGAGAAATTTGTGTATAGTAAAGAGAGGGCTGAGGGTGAAATCATAAGTAAGGTGGAAACGCATACGCCAGAGATAGAATGTCCCGATGTCGTTAAGGCTGGAGAACCTTTTGAAGTTAGAATCTCAGTCACAAAACATCCCAACAAGCTCGAGCACTCGATAAGGTATGTGGATGTGTTCTTTATCGAGGAAGGCAGGGCTTTCAACCCCGTAAAAGTTGCGAAAGTTCAGTTTACTCCAGAATATGCTGAAGCTGAAGCTGTACTGAAGCTAAAGATACAGAAAAGTGGAAAGATAGTAGCTTTGGCCTACTGCAATCTGCACGGCCTTTGGGAGAATTACAAAGAGGTTAAAGTAGAATGAACAGCTGAGTAAAGGTGGTGATTATGGAAGTAGGAAATAGGGTATACTGGGTTGGAATTCTTGACTTTCCAGAGAGGGATTTTCACAACTTCACTACGCACAGAGGAATAACTTACAACTCCTACTTGATATTGGATGAACATGTGACAGTTATAGATGGCGTTAAGCACAAATACGCAAGAGATCAGCTAAGGAAGATTTCAAAGTACGTCGATCCGAAAAAAATTGAATACGTTATTGTCAATCACATAGAGCCAGATCATTCAAGTGGTTTGCCGGATTTAGCCAAAATTGCAAATCCAACGTTTGTCTGCACAAAAAAAGCTAAGGAAGGTTTGGAAAAGTACTACAATGCCGATTGGAATTTTAAGGTCGTAAGGAGTGGAGACGAACTTAAAATTGGAGAAAACACGTTAAGATTCATCGAGACACCCATGCTACACTGGCCGGACAGCATGATGACATACATGGTTGAACAGCAAATACTGTTCTCTATGGATGCATTCGGACAGCACATCGCAAGTGAGGAAAGATTTGACGAAGATTTGGGCGTTGAAGAGGCTTTAAAATGGGCTAA encodes:
- a CDS encoding malate dehydrogenase, which translates into the protein MKLGFVGAGRIGSTTAFTCIQHLDLDEVVLVDIVEDLAVGEAMDLSHAIVGLDKYAKIVGGSDYSLLKGCDLIVVSAGLARKPGMTRLDLAKKNAEIMRSVAKNIVKHASDSKILVVTNPLDVMTYVMWKETGKDRREVFGMGSLLDTVRLKERIIALGGKPRRIFMMGEHGDSMFCPKSLAEVEGEVDLDRAIEETRGVAMEVIKRKGATFYAPAVCIYRMVKAVLEDTKEEIPTSVVLQGEYGISDVALGVPAILGRDGVERIVEYDLTDEEKAMLMKSAEILKERLKELGY
- a CDS encoding FIST signal transduction protein; this translates as MWAELVKVDEIGDLDAVSLIIFASDSCYEELREQFGNIKAKNVFGAVFPGVIFDGKKYEDRAIALRFDFEISGFRGCVPADVKAETLLTLADGFHENVESTLENVYFKLGNTVKYLGGGAGSLNRRIDCLFDKDGFFSNDVLFVSLPFDCNIAVRHGWQETGYSFVSTRTSGRKILELDWTPAFEAYKDILAQFDIEISRKNFFDVAMAYPFGISKICGEDIIRDPLYLDKSSIICAGKVPRNHILKLMRGEKDRLVEAARECAEAVEGNVSFDCISRVLYLGDEFKREARHLKGTFGALTIGEIACSRGIVEFFNKTLVVGGIHEKVYLA
- a CDS encoding PAS domain S-box protein encodes the protein MKKYTLHEKGKLITTLLDLSTFIRPGKPESIVINFGKELMRRFGLTYFEAEVPIINFKVRIPEVAECNQPVEYVGSTIRLRFEGDIRDIHIKALRPLFEELDDILAHTIFHDVLTKMLEFSQDIIFVVDENGRVVEMNKKARETFGSVEKLPEALDKDICDCGGKTYSIAAYDLGNLKVVVGRDITEIKRLEESAREGEERFRRLAEAVPVAVFAYQKDGLIFVNKAAEYLTGYSRDELIREAFWNIFPEEEVEKVKRAMKSRLRGEVVEPYKLKIRRKDGSERIVRVHGTTISWNRERTGIATLLDITDLEEERRKLEELSKMLSLINRILRHDVLNAITSAVGYLELYKETRDESLLEKVAISLERCANVVRTMKSFEEMVSEGKLRIVNVGKIAEDVAKSFVIPVNIEGDCEVVADEGLRAVIENIVQNAIQHGKTDRVDIRISRVHDYCEIRIADYGKGIPDEIKSRIFEEGFTYGESAGTGMGLYIAERIVERYGGKIWVEDNEPQGTTFVIRLKSP
- a CDS encoding 4Fe-4S dicluster domain-containing protein; this translates as MIWIDYEKCTNCKKCLHCPQGVFEDVGYIIVANPEYCNGCCYCVQVCEVEAVHVDEC
- a CDS encoding HEAT repeat domain-containing protein translates to MKAEELLERREFEKLTPKVAMKFLYHPNEFYRFRGAEALGYLCKGEKARNYILRLFWHLSDESGAYCIGAPLGIAEIGLNNPEVFEGFKNRFVSLLDDWEVERKYVAYGIARTAHLVKDAYPNPVEKLLEVLKELKDNPDFVAYALFALKRLKAEIPNEFKKDCRFAKFYDGEGIKSIRICELLDII
- a CDS encoding N-glycosylase/DNA lyase, with product MEEFRKLGERGKTTFDFRPFLDLKIDATIETELAFCISTANSSALSGLKFQKSLEGLSLNDLSVGEIEELMREAGVRFASRKAKYLKTALENFDIVEKALKLEDFGARRMLLKLKGLGMKESSHFLRNVGRRNLAIVDRHILRWLERRGYRFKLPREYVKAEEVLRRIAKERNLTLAELDLVLWFEMTEKVLK
- a CDS encoding Lrp/AsnC family transcriptional regulator, whose product is MDEKDLKIIEMLLENARIPKVRIAEALGVTETAVRKRIQKLESSGVIIGYRAVINYKVANLFCSLTGVDVEPEKLWSVAEELKRWKEVKAMWLTTGDHTLILEIVVKGVDELSDVHKRIERIEGVKRVCPSIVLDVLK
- a CDS encoding peroxiredoxin, whose product is MGCPRIGDSVEFKALTTHGMIDFPKDFEGKWVVLFSHPADFTPVCTTEFVAFAKRYDKFKELNCELIGLSIDQVFSHIKWVEWIKEKLGVEIPFPVIADDRGQIAEKLGMIHPAKGTNTVRAVFIFDPKGVIRAILYYPQELGRNIDEILRIVRGLQVSDANGVALPANWPNNELIGDKAIIPPPTDEKTAKERLEKAKAGEIECFDWWFCYKKV
- a CDS encoding rubrerythrin family protein, with product MPNLETRKNLLRGYISESVAISRYLIYSDIAEKEKLIYVSKYFKEVAENEKKHAEIYANFIKELEVEPTDVEIKAPIKFGDSAENLRIAVESERLEAEEIYPKMAEVAEKEGFKQIAERIRTLAEVEKQHFTKFSKLLELLETGKMFKRDEEVEWMCLVCGYVHKGREPPKVCPNCGAEYYYFVSKDILAL
- the rbr gene encoding rubrerythrin, with product MKTLENLVKAFIGESMARNRYTFYAKIAKEEGYVYVQRVFLETAENEKEHAEVLFEFIQKLKGNVDSIKVEAEAPLTLGSTAENLRSAIEGENYEHTKMYPEFAKVAEDEGFNEIAARLRAIARAEEHHENRYRVLLEAIEKGTYFKRDEEVEWVCLECGYVHKGREPPEKCPSCGHPKAYYVARDLLIL
- a CDS encoding rubredoxin codes for the protein MKWKCKCCGYVYDESVGDPFNDIPPETKFEDLLDDWVCPVCGCSKDKFVPLSL
- a CDS encoding class II SORL domain-containing protein is translated as MLEKFVYSKERAEGEIISKVETHTPEIECPDVVKAGEPFEVRISVTKHPNKLEHSIRYVDVFFIEEGRAFNPVKVAKVQFTPEYAEAEAVLKLKIQKSGKIVALAYCNLHGLWENYKEVKVE